The Sediminitomix flava genome window below encodes:
- the fsa gene encoding fructose-6-phosphate aldolase, producing the protein MKFFVDTANLEEIQAAYNLGVLDGVTTNPSLMAKEGIAGEENVMAHYKAICDIVDDKVSAEIISTTYDEMIEEGEKLAAIDPKIVLKLPVIKDGIKAIRYFTDKGIRTNCTLIFSAGQALLAAKAGATYVSPFLGRLDDISMSGVGLIEEIKTIFDNYDLGTEILCASVRHSTHLLDCAKLGADVATSPLSVFLQLLKHPLTDSGLEKFLADHAKVNEQVVQEA; encoded by the coding sequence ATGAAATTTTTTGTAGATACAGCAAACTTGGAAGAAATTCAAGCGGCGTATAACCTAGGTGTACTTGATGGCGTTACAACAAATCCATCTTTAATGGCAAAAGAAGGTATTGCAGGTGAAGAAAATGTGATGGCGCATTACAAAGCAATCTGTGATATTGTAGATGACAAAGTAAGTGCCGAAATTATTTCTACTACTTATGATGAGATGATAGAGGAAGGTGAAAAATTGGCGGCAATTGATCCAAAAATTGTATTGAAACTTCCTGTTATAAAAGATGGGATTAAAGCTATTCGATATTTTACAGACAAAGGTATTCGTACAAACTGTACATTAATTTTTTCAGCAGGTCAAGCATTATTAGCTGCCAAAGCTGGTGCAACTTACGTTTCTCCTTTCTTAGGAAGATTAGATGATATTAGCATGTCGGGAGTAGGTTTGATTGAGGAAATCAAAACGATCTTTGACAATTATGATTTAGGTACGGAAATCCTTTGTGCTTCAGTAAGACATTCAACGCACTTATTGGATTGTGCTAAGTTAGGTGCAGATGTGGCTACTTCGCCATTGTCAGTATTCTTACAGTTATTAAAACACCCACTTACCGATAGCGGACTAGAAAAGTTTTTGGCAGATCATGCCAAAGTAAATGAACAAGTAGTACAAGAAGCATAG